The Maniola jurtina chromosome 20, ilManJurt1.1, whole genome shotgun sequence genome includes the window GTAGGCACCGACCTCAAATACGTTATATACTCACACTATATCGCTGGATGTAGATAATTTTCACAAACAGAATCAATAAAATTGTACCCGGGCGTGTTAATGTACCATAACATTTatactaaataaattatatataacgcagatgaagtcgcgggtaaaaGTGAGTTCTGTAAAAACTTTTCAAGGTAAAAGAAATACCGCTCACAATGCTAAAACTTTTTCCTTATCTTCTTATCAAAGAAAATTCCCCTTAAAACCTTGAAGGTTGCAAGCCGCGGTttcatcaaaaacttttatcGAGCCAAAATTCTTTACAAACACTAATTTTTTCATTAGACACTAGTTTATGCCCACAACTGTCCATTCGCAAATTTCTATACCCGTATTTACCCCCTTATAGGTTGAATTTTCTTTGCGGAATGTTATACGTCATAAATAATAGCTACgagtatctgcatgccaaacatcccgatccgttcattagtttgagcTATGGATCGATATAGATcggtcagttagtcagtcagcttttcctttttaactgacttcaaaaaaggagcaGGTTCTAAATTCGTCAAAAATTtagatttgtattttttcttttggACCCGAAATGTCCAACTGAAAATTCTGAaaccggaaaatcgaagaactATTATTTGGAACCACAGCATTGATAATAATGGTTGAGTAAAAGTATGTGGTAAAAAGAAtacgtaaataatataaataataagaaatagAGTAAGACCTAAGAATAAGAAAATATGTGGTCCCAATGACCTTTACTGAAATTGTCCTATTGGTCGTAATATTGGATTTCAGGAAATCTGCTGCCAATGTTGCTTCTTGGCGTGGATTATTCATGGATCAGATCAAATCTGCGCGAGCAAATTAGATATGCTTTACATCTTATGTTTAATTAATGTCAGCGATATTTGCATATTATCCGGTCCGGTCCATTGCCTCCAAATGCGGCTGTCAAACAAACATCCGTCAAATTAATTGAATTTGGAACGTTTTGCCGTGAACTCTCGTCACGGCAATGATATTTGATGCGAGGAATAAATCCGATTAGGATCGTGTTAATAACATACACTATGTGGAGAGGTAGGGTTGCCCACTACTGTACCTACACGATTTGTCTGCTTTACTTAAAGCCGTCTTCATCAAAGAGTcccataatatttaaatgaattttgGCAGTCTAATGGAGAAAcctctaataaaattaatgacaaGCTAAAGAAAAACATAGGTAGCTGGGGTAGTTATGGGGCAGTAGTAGTTTAATCTCATACAAGAGAGGAAGTCAAAAAAAAGATAAGCAAGCCATGCCagctatacaaaaaaaatatctgatcATCATGTCAGAAGACAAAAATCGTTTGCGATCCGTTTGATTTGAGTCAATATACCGGGTCCACGTTTTAACATCACCATTATAATTCTTCCGCACTCTTTCTGTCTTTCCTGCTGTCCTGAACCTACACACCCCTACACAGAGCAGTCGTATAATCcactgtatacctacttagatgtcTCTTCAGAACGACTATAGCATAGCTTTACCTGTGAAATAGTGATTGttccttaaatttttaaaattaatacaaggactgcaatataatttttttactagctgatgcccgcgactttgttcgcgtggatatagatttttattaaatcccgtaggaactctttattttacGGAATGAAAACTAGCCTAAGTATATATTCTAATGCAGGGTATAATCtctctccattctaaatttcagccaaatccgtccagtagtttttgcttgaaggagtaacaacatacacacgcacaaacatacatacatacatacacacaaactttcgcctttataatattagttttttatCTAGGTCCCTACGTAGAAACCGAATAGGGGAATGggtttaataagtacctacctaatcatcacactaatattataaaggagaaagtttgtatgtgtctgtggaaggctactttttatcccggaaaatcaaagagttcccacgggaattttaaaaaacctacatccacgcgaacgaagtcgcgggtatcagctagtactttcATACGTCTTTCCACGAtaacccacttccatcttaagACTGCATCGGTCCCAGATCGTTCCTTACTAGATACAAATTGTGGTACgagtacatagtaggtacatactacatacatactacatacaaGGGCTGCTATAAATAACAAACAATTACAATGATACACAACCCTAGATCGTTGGAGCTGTAGTTAGTGTAGTTAATCATGTCGCCTTACATAATGCATTATCGAGCTGTTTGCAATTAATGGTAATATTGTCCACAGCACCTGATTTCGTGAATTCATTAGTGCACGGGAACTTCGTGTACTTCTTCTTTCGGGAGACCGCCATCGAATACATCAACTGTGGAAAGGTATCTGATTAAACTACACTACTTTTATAGTAACTAAACGTGGCAAATAacattaatgtaaatattataattataaacaacTGAATATTTTCAGAGGCAGATAAAGTTACGTTAACTTTGGAAGTTGCACTAGAGTCTTTGATAGCTCTTAATTTCTGAGTAtttgtacttagtaggtactaaatattTTGCAATACTTACTCCTAATGAATTGGCTATTAGAAAGTTTGCACAAGCAGCTAGCTAGGCTTAGTTCTTTTGCAGTCCAAAGAAGCTGTCTAATAACAACTTCTGTTAAACCTTAAATCGTACTTAAACTAACTCTTAAAAATACTTTGGTTACGAAtataatgaaatgaatttaacaCAGTTTAATtctaattaaaaaagttaaattattttataaaaacacggtaggtacaataattaaattacaggcaataggtacataataatatataaaacacagtTTTGGAATAATAAAACTTGTAGAAGTTTGAACTTCAACACATATATaaagcttaaaaaaaatataagccaATTTCCTTGATATTCTACAGGCGGTATTCTCTCGAGTGGCCCGCGTATGCCGTGATGATCGCGGCGGACCACACCGGTTCAAGCAACGCTGGACTTCGTTTCTCAAGTCCCGCCTCAACTGCTCCGTTGCAGGAGACTTTCCTTTCTACTTTAACGAGATTCGTAAGTTCCCACTAAGCTTACACAGAATTggtgtaactatttatttatcatctagaaattgaaacttttaaaaaaatccttaaaaagCAAATAAACAAAGGTTAGATATGCCTTTGTCACGATAGATCGCACGTTCTGCACGATTCCACTGAAggatttattttctatttaaactTATTGTGTTATGAACCTGGATTAAATATTCTTGATTAATAATCAGTTAATCTTATTTCGTAGCTGGTTACAAAAAATAGTTACCTACTAACGTGGATGAAAGGCATATTTGAAGTGCCAAAAACATCGAGCCAAAAATTTTCTTGTCTGATGTCCAATGAAAATGACTTGACGATGAAAATTTCTTTCAGAGTCAACAACAGAATTGATTGAAGGCGTGTACGGTGGCCTCAACGCCCAGTTAATCTACGGAACTTTCACTACACCCCCTAACAGCATATCAGGGAGTGCTGTCTGTGCGTTCAGCATGCAGGATATTGCTGATACATTCGAAGGCACTTTCAAGGAACAGAGCGCGATAAACTCCAATTGGCTTCCTGTAAATAGTGCAAAGGTAAGATCTAGaccatttcttttatttttaagcagCTTAATCTATTTGCACTTTCTTCTGTCTCTGTTATTTGCTTCCTCATGGAAACTGGCATCTATATTTTTCTTCGTATGCCCTAAAATTACTTATCTGAGTTCTTATTCTCATTTCTCTTCTCCTGCTACTTGATCTTGAATAATTTTTTCCAGTGCAGTTGTCATTGAGTCATTTTTTTCTTTCACATTATCTTCTATCACTTTTCGTATTTCATCTTCTCTTTGCTACCCGTCATACCATGgtcaaaaagttttattgaGTTAAAAGATGTTAGTGCTATATAGTAGATTATTCTGGCATTTAGTCGtagttcgaaactagtcggccttacgtcgactaaatggGCAATAATAGACGgaataatctatacttataatggaaatcactcacgacagtttaaacgctaaaatactCACGGATGGaattagtaaaatattatatatttccCTGTCTTCCAGGTTCCAGAACCTCGCCCCGGCACTTGTCACAATGACTCGAGACAACTACCAGATCAAAcgttaaattttatcaaaacccATGCATTGATGGATGAATCGGTGCCGGCCTTCTTTGGGGAGCCAATCGTCATCAGAACTAGTTTTCAGTAAGTATTGCTGGAATTTTTCTTCGCAAAATCTTTCAAAATTATCGAGAGGAATCTTATAGTTACTAGACCTTTATGTGGACTTTTTAGCCGACTGCGGTGAAGCCTAAAACGAAGGTTATGTGTTTAAATATGGTTTGGATTGTttgtatgtccgttcctatgtccTCTTGTAagtactcaaaaaaaaaacggcaTGTCCGATTTTGGCTTATTTTGGTAAATGATACGTTATTAGATTTGTCTTGATAGcgcgagtgtcactgggtacatattatacaattcttaaaaaatcaaaatggcagaTTTTATGCGCTTTTTAATGTGCGGGCTGAAAAGGATGCAATGCAAACCATTGTTGGGGTTTTTATACTTGTTTGTTAAAAATGCTATTAAATTTTTGCAGCTACAGATTCACGCAAATCGCGGTAGATCCACAAGTGAAAACACCCGGTGGCAAGGCTTATGATGTGCTGTTTATTGGAACAGGTATGCTtactatttgaatattttactcGCAAAGAGGCTTACGAAGCAATTTGCTGTCTTTAgctactcaatttatttaaggATTCTTATACGCGTTGCTCAACCTTTACGTAAGTCATTGtaattttttcaaactttttttttaaactccctTCACTATATTTAACTCAACCAATACCTTTTTTTCTTCTaatcataattatcatcatttcattccatcagcctgtccactgttggacgtaGGCGTTGCCAAGAGCACGCTACCAAACACGGTGttcattatcataatcataatgattataattttactagccTTCAATTTCATTATCACTTCTTATCCCGCAACTAAACCTTCTAGAAGATGATTCGATTAAGCTGAAgtattcttaaaatattttcttcaaactgtaataagtagtaggtaatgTTCATTCTCCTCATCTTCAGATAACGGCAAAATCATCAAAGCAATCAACGCAGTTTCCTATGACTCAAACAAACGTGCAGTACCAGTGGTTATAGAAGAGCTACAAGCTTTTGCCGCGGGGTCGCCTGTCCGGGCCTTGAGAGTGGCGAGAGCTGGCCGAGACGCCGCGAGACTGATCGCAGTGTCGGATAGAGAAGTGCTGAGTCTGAGACTACATCGGTGTTCCAGCGAAAAAATTAGTTCTTGCTCGTAAGTAAGGCAGGATTTTATTTCTCGGAGGGACCACAATGGGTAAAAAGTACACGCGGTACCTTCCAGGGACTAAGAGAGGGCCCACGGGACTACGATGAgctactttataattttttttatatttcttattgcgaagaatatttaaaatttctattatttttatgatagtgtttttacttACACTGCAAggaaactaaataatttttaaatatatatcaaAACAGGATTCGAACCCCACGTCTCCCTGGGTATCTCAGACTTGGGcgagtttggaaccctcgtagctttagttttaagtttacgtaattaattatcgccactattatcatcttacaaatctaacattCTGACCATCAAAGGGTGTAcaaactttgaataaatgattttgagtttgagtttatcACGCCCAGAGCGCTTTAGATCTACATATCTATGTTTAGATCGCTAGACCACGGTTCACTTACTACCAGTGCGGgaaataagtatgtatgtatgtgtgtcaGTACCTACTGAAGCGACTGTTAATGTGAATGGACGCGATACTTAGGCCGACGCAGgattcgaatcctgccggttccgcaatttttgatttgtaaactaaaataaaaaataggaactttttattgtttcatTTCTAGCTACAAATGTATGTAAACTTATTGTCAACAGGGAATGCGTAGCTCTCCAAGACCCATACTGTGCGTGGGACAAGCAGGCCGGTCGATGCCGTGCCTACTCGCACGGAGTGAGCCGCTGGCTCGACGAGAACTCCTTCTACCAGAGCGTCAGCACTGGGAGCCATGCAGCTTGCCCTCATAGTATGTTAATTTCACAGTTTACTTCAAATGTTGACGTAGATATGACTTCAGCAAATTGAAttcatttcaattcaatttattgttGTTACTTATTGTTAGTTTATAGATCTTAATACTATTGTTAAGTTTTGCCTTTTACGGCACGCAATAATACAATATCGCAGTCATGATAttgtatatttaatatttttacatatatttgggaactaataaataattgtagtcTAAGTATtcgtttgttacattttgtttgttatttagTCAATGATAAAGTTTAATAGATAGTAGGTCAGTAATAACTTTTTTCTCTTATCATTAATTTTGTCTATACTCAATCAAACTTACTGCAAAAACTCGTTGATCATCATGTTGGAGGGAAAAATAGAGgacacaaaaaataactttttgaaTCACTGATTTTTTAAGTATAAAAGTTCTTTGCAACATTTCGCCACAACAACGTGTTCCTgaacaataaggccgcctttgcatgcaattgtttttagttttaagtagtttttttttgttttgtcttggttaaattcatgttttgtttttttctatctgtctatctatctacatCAAATAAACTAAACTTTCTGGAAttaacaatttttgttttaattttaatttaacactAAAACCCTATTTTACTAACCCCCAATACCTTCTAGAGACTTATAATGCTTCATGGGATTTAAAGCTTTAGTTAGGATGTCAGCTGGCATGGCAGTTGTTGGCAAATAGGTAACTACTCTAAATCGATATAGATCCTGTgtccttaggtaggtataataaaacttttctttatattatcttCATATCGATCATATCGATTTCTGtaaatacattaattaaattaagtatattttgaaaattttaatcggaagAAACATTATTATCGAAGGGGTTAGAccccaaaacattttttttttagagtttttgtctgtctgtctgtgcccGTAGCAtgcgaaaactactgaaccgatttaaatgaaatttggtacagtggtaGCTGATGCTTCGGGTTAACTTAACACTTCCAAAATCGATGGTTAGTTTGGTATGTCACTATCACAAGTTTCTGACTTTTTATCATCTAACCTACGTACATTCCATCGGAGTACTACTGGGCAGAGACCAGTAATTCGGATACTGTGCCTaaaaagtatgtacttaataactaCGTTTTAACTATGCCCGATAACCTATTATAACGACAGTCAACGACGACATCTTTAATTCACAAGTCAAGGTCAAAACTCAAAAGAGACGAAACGAATCATGTCAACAATAGAcaatgtaaattattataatatatataattagtCTGTGACAAGATACTTATGTACAAGCTTATGGAGCATTTAATTTATGTTTATCAAAGTCATAGGTCACCTATCTCATGTTTATGTAACAAATAAGTATATAAtcttacaatataatataatgttaccCGCCCCAGTTTTAATATTTCGAGAATCGAGAAACGCGTTGTTTTGGCTAGTCAGAAACAAGAAAACTTTCAATAGaagaagtcagttaaaaagatATAGAACTTTGATTAGATATATAGAGAGGATATGAAAAATTTGAAGCTTCCGggatcataaaaatatatataatcaaAGTGGTGGCACAAGCCGCTGatttcttcatacaaacgtaggacGGTAATTACAAGGTACATTATTTTGTGTATAGGTATCAATAATATATAGGGAGCTGAAAAAGTTAATGGGTGGACGGCAATATAACCCATCATTTGCTCAAATTTCTTTCGACAGCAAGTAtcccaataattttatttataaattttcttTTAGGTAAAGATGCAGGAGCAGTTGGGGGCCTCAGCTCTGGTCTATATGATGACGCGCGAGGCGAGAACAAAGGAGAGGTCATCAACATCGTGCAGGATAAAGATGGGAAAGGgaacaacaataataatgaaGGTACGTTTTCATCAGTATCACTGTAAGGTGACACCATcataaaaatccatacttaatattataaatgcgaaagtgtgtctgtctgtctgtctgctacgttttcacgccTCAAtcgcagaaccgattttaatgtaaggtacggagttagcttacatcccggggaaggacatagattactttttaccctggagttcctacggaattcttaagggtctatccgtttaaccgattaaatgaaatttggtacagaggtagcttagcTTACGCCTCCGAGATTGACTTCCCAAAGAgtttccaagggatttttaagaaaacctaattccacgcggacggagtcgcgacATCATGTAGTTATAAGTAGATCttctaatgtttttatttttgcaggaCCAGAAGTCCTAGCAGCTGACCCGCCGCCAGCGGCGTACTCCGTAGAAACCTTAGCGCTAGCGGTCGCAGCGGGAGCTCTAGCTGCTCTGGGCGCCGGTTTCGCAGCGGGTTACATCTGCGGGCGACGCTGCAAGAAGGATGATGACGACAACATGCCCTACCCTGACACTGAGTACGAGTACTTCGAGCAACGACAGAACATCAACAGGTATGTATCCTCCTTTAGGCCATCCTCCAGCCGactggactgatgacctgaagaaggtggcaggGAAggtggatggatgaggaaggtggaggactgtgtttggtggcgcgcttgGTTCAGGTCTGTGTCcaccagcagtggacgcatacaggctaatGCAATGGAATGTATCCACCCATCATACATACGCCTATAAGTGGCACACAGTGTCTTGCGTCTTCTTTCCAGACCCAGGTCATTTTGAAACCCTATGCTTTGAGATCATTGAATCATCGGGTTGGAGACTATACAACGCTACGCATATCGCGGTACTCTATAACACATCTGTCCCATTTGCTCGCAGCCAttggttctacgacagacacgGCTTGCTAACTGCCGCTTACGGTGGCTAATCCTTTAGCCTATGTCAGTTCCGTTGTTCCACCGATTTCCTCACCGGAAACCCTAGCTGCACTAGGCGTCGCCTGCGTTGAAGATTTATATTTGTATCTACTCCATTCCAGGATCCAAGCGGAACCCAAGCTCCTCCAACAAGTGGAGGAAGTGACGTACGCAGAGCCCGTGCTGGCCCCGCAACCCAAGCCCGCCTCCCCCCGCGCCACGCTGCGCAAGCACCCCCCCTACCACCCGCACCACGAGACGCTGTTCCAGTTCCAACCGGATTCTTACCGTCGGGACAATTTCGGCACGCTACGCTCGCACCAGGTCAATGTCAGTTGTGTTCCGTTTTATTCTTTGCATGGCTTTGTGCTGCGTTTAGATGATGATGTTACTTGTACAATCAAAGGccataagtcgtttagcaccttaatgatcattcGCGTGGCACGTTTATGCCACATgtagcgtgtttatagaaaaaggtctgtgcgacaggtttttgatccAATACTTTCGCGGAatcgctactcgaattctgaagccgaccgtacaatttttttcttttttaatttaaagaagtTCCCTTAGCAGTGGTTTTAATACTCAGCTggttaagtaaataaatcaataattctGCATTGAGGCTGTAGAAGCTATAAGACAAGCCTTATGTGCTTTTATACAGCTTTTATACTAATTTAGACAAGTagtaaacataataaaaatatcgtCATCTAAATGTAAGTAATTCAGTTTTCAGGAAGAGTTGTTTTAATAGGCAGttttattttctatgttttACTAATAGGTAGAACATTCTATGAGAATATACGTGACGTACTTATGTGCTATccgtatgaaataaaaaatgaaattgctTATTACAATTAAACTCGTCAATGTATTAATTTTATCGTAGCGAAGAACTTCTGAACAGATATTTCGCAATATAACTTTTTATATAAAGAGGTTGGTTGACTtagaacaacaaaaaaaattactttcttacttttaaaagttcataTATCTGTTACAAAATGCTTTGTTAATCATTGCTTTATTCAATCTTAATGTATTACTTTTTACCAAATCTAATTTGCTGATTACGtttttatgattaaaaaaatttcTAATCTAATCATTAATCATCTTCATTTCATTAACCATTTTAACCCATTGCTTTCTAATCATTCGTCGCAATAATAGTGTGTTTAAATTCTCAGGGCCATGATTTTCTGTGACATTAAAATCTATCTTACTCATAATTCTTTCAAAATGCAGTAAAGAGAATCGATTTGAATGTCACAGTAAATAAAGATCCAGCACTTGCCACGAAAGTTGTGGAGTTGGTCGGTTATTGTAACAATATGGCTTGCGATGATCTTAGATAGGTACGTTTTCAACGTCCTACGTATTTACCTACGCTCAGGTTTAACTTTCGTGACAAAGAACTGCTGGTATCTATCTATTCAAAATCATTCTATTCTATCTATTTCA containing:
- the LOC123875985 gene encoding semaphorin-1A; this translates as MFVLRCAVVAALLASAAAAWQENVRPKVFAQLGVDDTHKFLGNETHTDYFRLLLRDGNYLLVGGRNVVYNLSLTDLNEQRRLVWYSTESDIDMCVVKGKDEEICQNYIRVLVSLAPGRLLVCGTNSFKPFCREYSVQRDSYHMEKEKSGQAVCPHDPEHNSTAVYADGELYSGTVADFSGMEPIIYREPLQTEPYDSMTLNAPDFVNSLVHGNFVYFFFRETAIEYINCGKAVFSRVARVCRDDRGGPHRFKQRWTSFLKSRLNCSVAGDFPFYFNEIQSTTELIEGVYGGLNAQLIYGTFTTPPNSISGSAVCAFSMQDIADTFEGTFKEQSAINSNWLPVNSAKVPEPRPGTCHNDSRQLPDQTLNFIKTHALMDESVPAFFGEPIVIRTSFHYRFTQIAVDPQVKTPGGKAYDVLFIGTDNGKIIKAINAVSYDSNKRAVPVVIEELQAFAAGSPVRALRVARAGRDAARLIAVSDREVLSLRLHRCSSEKISSCSECVALQDPYCAWDKQAGRCRAYSHGVSRWLDENSFYQSVSTGSHAACPHSKDAGAVGGLSSGLYDDARGENKGEVINIVQDKDGKGNNNNNEGPEVLAADPPPAAYSVETLALAVAAGALAALGAGFAAGYICGRRCKKDDDDNMPYPDTEYEYFEQRQNINRIQAEPKLLQQVEEVTYAEPVLAPQPKPASPRATLRKHPPYHPHHETLFQFQPDSYRRDNFGTLRSHQVNGDGYRRGNDNGFSTTRSVKKVYL